The following is a genomic window from Desulfurella amilsii.
GACAGGCAGAAAATATTTTATAATGCCTACGCTTTTGGAGAGATTTTTTGATATAGAATTTACAAAATATATTATGCTGAAAGACAGATATTTTTTGGAATTTGGAGAGGAGAGTATAAATGAGTATATAAACACTAAAAGAGAGTTCCCTATGCCTACAAAACAGATAAGTGCCAGAGTAGGCAGACACACTTATAATTTTTATGAAATCTACTACCTTTTGCTTTACTATTTTAAAACCAAATACAATATCAAAATTACAGATAGCTTTTTGTATTTAATTTATGTTGCTACAAACATACCGCCTGCGGTTTTAGCCTATATGCAATTACATAGCGATTTTTGGCTTAAACGGTATAAAAAAAGAGATATAAATTGGGAAAAACTTTTTGCCGAGCACGATGAATTAAAAAAGGCAGTTGAGATGGTTGAAGAAAGATATTTGAGAGGACTAAAAAGTGACAAACAAAATAGTGTCGGATAAAGAAAAAGAACTGCTGGATTTGATTACAGAATACAGAGATTATTTGTTGTATGTGATAGGCTTGTTGCGTGAGAAAAATGTGGACTTGTCGGTTGAGAAAAAGATGGCAAATTATGATAAAACGCATAAGATATTTACATTGCCGAATTTTTTAGAAAGATGTTATCTAATCTCAATAAGACAATACTTGTCTTTGGTTGATGCTTATTACTATGAATTTAAAATGAAAACTGTAAGCCAAGAAAAGAAATTTACAGAATATTTTGCTAAATTTAACAAAACAAATTTTATTAAGTCTGCAAACGGCAGGGTAGCTAAGAAAGTTAGAAGCAAATATTTTTGGGTTTACTATGTTTTTTATTACTTCAAAATAGCTTATAAAGTAAGATTTGACGATAGCTTTTTGTATGCACTTTTTTATTATTTAAAAATACCGCCAGCAGTTTTGATTTATGCCAAAAAACACGCAGAAAACCACATTAGAAACTTTAAGAAAAAGAATTTGGATTTGACAGTGTTGTTAATGGACGAGAAGCTTAAAGAAAAGATAGAGGAAGTGAGAAAGTGTTTTTGAAATACTTGAAAAAACAAATTAAAACTTTATAATGAATATTATGAGTGTTATTTTTAATTTTCTTTATTTTTTGTTGTTTTTAGGTATTTTAATCTTTGGAATTAAAGTTGGCAATCAGCTTTTTGTGAAATATCTAAAAGACAAAGAAGCGCAGTTTAAGGAAACACAGCCCAAACTTTACATAATGTTTGACAGAATAAGGATTTTTTTACGCTTTATATATGTAGCCATTATTTTAATTATAATCACTCTTTACTTGTTTATTTGGTCTATTATTGATTTTCTACCCACCTACTTAATACTTTTTTTCTTGAATTTTCTTTTTTATGGTTTCCTTGTTTTAAGTTTAGTTGGCTTATCAAGAAAGTATTTTTTTCAAAATTTAGTTGGCTATAAAGACTATAACGACGCTATGATGATTACAGGAGAAAGGATTAAATTAACACCTTTTGCAGATTATTGGAAAGAAGTTGTAATACCATACAGCGTTAATAAAATTAGAAAAATGTTTAACATTCAGGATATACAGGCAAATCCTGCAATTATAAACAATAAAATGACCTTTTTAAGTTCGGTTTTAGTGGAAGAAAACGGCAGGGAAAAAAGGTATGTTGATATGCCGTTTTCAATAAATATGAGTGATTTAAGCAAGCACGTTTATATTTTAGCCCCAACAGGTTCAGGTAAAACAAAGTCAATTATCGGACCTATGATACAGCAGACAATAGCCAACGGGCTTGGTTTAGTATTAGTTGACCCAAAAGGTGATGTTAGTGTTATGAATGCGATTGCAGGCTTAATGCAACAGCAGAATAGGCTTAAAAAGCTTAAAGTGGTTGATTTAGATGAAGTAAATGTAAAATATTCAAGCACTTATAATCCAATTGCTACTTGCTCTCCTACCACAGTAAGCCTTATGATTAATGCAACCTTATACGATCCGGGTTCTACGGCTACTTACTACATTGAAAAACAAAAAGAATTTGTTAACGCAATGATGGGCTATGTAAATAAGCTTATGGAAACGGTTAAAGAGTTGAAAGCAGAAGGACTGAAATTGAATTTTCTTGATTTATACGCACTTGTTGCATATTTGCCTTATTCAATTGATATGCTGTCGGAAGTAATAATTACACCAAAAACGAAAGATAATGTTTATGGCTTATGGAAAGAGGCAATTAAGACAGAAGCTACAAATCAAAAATATGTTGATACATTAAGCGGTTTGCGAAACCATTTAGCTCAATATGCATTTTTAAAAAATGCGCATTGGGTAATTAACGATTATAATCCTGATATTAATATTGAAAAAGACCTTAATGAAGGCAATACATTAGGCTTTTTCCTGCGTGCTTTAAGTTATGTTCACGAAGCAGGCAAGCTTGGTAAAATGATACTTATGGATATTCAAGCTTATGCGGCTAAAAAGCAGGCTATGCTAAATAAAAAACCTATACCTGATTTGCTTTTTATTGATGAAGCAAGCTCAATTTTACCAGATGACTTTTTAAAAATGTTTGATATGGCAAGGGAAAGCGGTATAGGTATAGTGGTGGCTCATCAAGATAAATCGCAGTTTGAAGAAGAGTTTTTAAAGCGTATGTTTAATAATACCAGCACAAGAGTTTTGTTGCGTGCGGGTGATAGGGAAACTGCCGAGTTTTTCTCTGATTTAGTGGGAAAGAAAAAATATTACGAATATGGAATGTCTGTAACTTCAACAAGTAAATTAAATGGCATAGGCGAGTATATTAAGCCGAGATATTCCGACAATGCAAGTATGGCAGAAGATTATATTATTAGACCAGAAAAGCTTGTAAACGATATGCCTATGGGAACAGCCTTTATTCATTCTATTAGGGGCAAGGGTGCATTTGCTATAAGAGGAAAAACAAGCTATTTTGCAGAAAACTTTGATAACTTAAAGATAAATGAACTGTTTAAAGAAAATCCTAAACAAGAATCTTATTGGAGAGGCGGGCTTAATTTTCTAAAATACTGCAATGAAAATGCTGAAAGATTAAAATTAGAACAACAGAAAAAAACAGAAAAAGAGGGCGGTCCAAACAACCCTAAAACAAATAATGAAAATAATCAAAATGAAAAAAATATTGTAACCGAACAATCTAAACAAGAAAATAATAATAATATGGCAAAATCATATAAAGATGGTGCTGAAAAATGTATGAATACATAAGGTGTTTATGGAAGAAAAATTAGAGGTTTTAACGCTTTTAAGCAACAAAATATTCGCTGATTATTTAAAAAATTTAATTAATCAAGAAATTAATGGAAACATTACTGTTTTAAATTTTAGCGAGGTTATAGAATTAGTGCAACATTTAAAAACCAACCATAATTTTGTTATTGCGCTGGTTTTAGATGTTTTAAGCACAAAGAATGTTTTTGATTTAATTAAAGCAATTAAGCGTGATGAAGATACCAATTTAATTAGGATTATTACAGTAATCAACGAAGAAATAAACGATAAAAATTTTCTTTATAATATTTA
Proteins encoded in this region:
- a CDS encoding type IV secretory system conjugative DNA transfer family protein, whose protein sequence is MSVIFNFLYFLLFLGILIFGIKVGNQLFVKYLKDKEAQFKETQPKLYIMFDRIRIFLRFIYVAIILIIITLYLFIWSIIDFLPTYLILFFLNFLFYGFLVLSLVGLSRKYFFQNLVGYKDYNDAMMITGERIKLTPFADYWKEVVIPYSVNKIRKMFNIQDIQANPAIINNKMTFLSSVLVEENGREKRYVDMPFSINMSDLSKHVYILAPTGSGKTKSIIGPMIQQTIANGLGLVLVDPKGDVSVMNAIAGLMQQQNRLKKLKVVDLDEVNVKYSSTYNPIATCSPTTVSLMINATLYDPGSTATYYIEKQKEFVNAMMGYVNKLMETVKELKAEGLKLNFLDLYALVAYLPYSIDMLSEVIITPKTKDNVYGLWKEAIKTEATNQKYVDTLSGLRNHLAQYAFLKNAHWVINDYNPDINIEKDLNEGNTLGFFLRALSYVHEAGKLGKMILMDIQAYAAKKQAMLNKKPIPDLLFIDEASSILPDDFLKMFDMARESGIGIVVAHQDKSQFEEEFLKRMFNNTSTRVLLRAGDRETAEFFSDLVGKKKYYEYGMSVTSTSKLNGIGEYIKPRYSDNASMAEDYIIRPEKLVNDMPMGTAFIHSIRGKGAFAIRGKTSYFAENFDNLKINELFKENPKQESYWRGGLNFLKYCNENAERLKLEQQKKTEKEGGPNNPKTNNENNQNEKNIVTEQSKQENNNNMAKSYKDGAEKCMNT